One segment of Brassica napus cultivar Da-Ae chromosome C3, Da-Ae, whole genome shotgun sequence DNA contains the following:
- the LOC106404245 gene encoding uncharacterized protein LOC106404245, with the protein MAITLAREWDSNQAQAGSHKATRAQAPPQYPQDATIVRSDAAWSPLGTMAGLGWVLLSPSSQRPFHKRVAVVNSALMAEGLALLEAVKSGTSEHLKMVVLESDSVHLIRSLKTGSCIPELYGVAADILSFAYV; encoded by the coding sequence ATGGCGATAACTCTGGCCCGAGAATGGGACTCAAACCAGGCCCAGGCTGGTTCTCATAAAGCGACGAGAGCACAGGCCCCACCCCAATATCCGCAGGACGCGACTATTGTAAGATCAGATGCAGCTTGGTCCCCCCTTGGTACGATGGCGGGGCTGGGATGGGTGCTCCTCTCACCCTCTTCCCAGCGGCCTTTCCACAAACGGGTGGCTGTGGTGAACTCGGCCCTCATGGCAGAGGGCTTAGCTCTACTTGAGGCCGTTAAATCAGGGACAAGTGAGCATCTGAAGATGGTGGTGTTGGAGTCAGACTCTGTCCATTTGATCAGGTCCTTGAAGACCGGCTCTTGCATACCAGAGCTCTATGGAGTGGCTGCAGATATCTTATCCTTTGCATATGTCTAA